Proteins from one Pongo abelii isolate AG06213 chromosome 19, NHGRI_mPonAbe1-v2.0_pri, whole genome shotgun sequence genomic window:
- the PROCA1 gene encoding protein PROCA1 isoform X11, producing the protein MSITYVNRLPRWERGHLLAGVASSTDVSIFSEGDCKEPEKCCWKHKQCTGHIIYPFASDCVRHSLHLHSVNHCNCNSRLKDCSEDSSSSRGAGPTCSHVIESPCFELTPEEEHVERFWCKSYRPVSVAVIHHPLYHEYGADDLNEEEEEEEEESKPPIPTQVGPATVSPDLATSMATGTPDSAAPITIWRSESPTGKGQGSKVIKKVKKKKEKEKDKEEEMDEKAKLKKKAKKGQLTKKKSPVKLEPSPPDASRSLSPRQLARMSESSPESREELDSEDSYNGRGQGELSSEDIVESSSPRKREKNIVQAKKTGAKPSQARKVNKRKSPPGSNPNLS; encoded by the exons GTGACTGCAAGGAGCCTGAGAAGTGCTGCTGGAAACACAAGCAGTGCACTGGGCACATCATCTACCCTTTCGCCTCTGACTGTGTCCGCCACAGCCTGCACCTACACTCTGTCAACCACTGCAACTGTAATTCTAG GCTGAAGGACTGTTCAGAGGATAGCAGCAGCTCGCGGGGCGCGGGCCCAACCTGCTCCCATGTCATCGAGTCCCCTTGCTTTGAGCTCACACCGGAGGAGGAGCATGTGGAGCGATTCTG GTGCAAAAGCTACAGACCTGTCTCTGTGGCAGTGATCCACCATCCCCTCTACCATGAGTATGGGGCAGATGATCTaaatgaagaagaggaagaggaggaggaggaaagcaaGCCCCCCATCCCAACGCAGGTGGGGCCCGCCACCGTCTCCCCTGACCTAGCCACCAGCATGGCCACTGGTACCCCTGACTCTGCAGCGCCCATCACCATCTGGCGCTCTGAGAGCCCCACCGGGAAGGGTCAGGGCAGCAAAGTGATCAAGaaggtaaagaagaaaaaggaaaaagagaaagacaaggaggaggagatggatgaGAAGGCAAAGCTGAAGAAAAAAGCCAAGAAAGGCCAGTTGACTAAGAAGAAAAGCCCGGTTAAATTGGAGCCTTCCCCGCCAGACGCGAGCCGATCATTAAGCCCAAGACAGCTGGCCAGGATGTCCGAGTCCAGCCCAGAAAGCCGGGAAGAGCTGGACAGCGAGGACAGTTACAATGGCCGGGGGCAGGGAGAACTGTCCAGCGAGGATATTGTGGAATCATCATCAcccaggaagagagagaagaacatAGTCCAGGCCAAAAAGACAGGGGCAAAGCCCTCACAAGCCAGGAAGGTAAACAAGAGAAAATCTCCCCCAGGATCAAACCCCAACCTCAGTTGA
- the PROCA1 gene encoding protein PROCA1 isoform X16: MSITCDCKEPEKCCWKHKQCTGHIIYPFASDCVRHSLHLHSVNHCNCNSRLKDCSEDSSSSRGAGPTCSHVIESPCFELTPEEEHVERFWCKSYRPVSVAVIHHPLYHEYGADDLNEEEEEEEEESKPPIPTQVGPATVSPDLATSMATGTPDSAAPITIWRSESPTGKGQGSKVIKKVKKKKEKEKDKEEEMDEKAKLKKKAKKGQLTKKKSPVKLEPSPPDASRSLSPRQLARMSESSPESREELDSEDSYNGRGQGELSSEDIVESSSPRKREKNIVQAKKTGAKPSQARKVNKRKSPPGSNPNLS, encoded by the exons GTGACTGCAAGGAGCCTGAGAAGTGCTGCTGGAAACACAAGCAGTGCACTGGGCACATCATCTACCCTTTCGCCTCTGACTGTGTCCGCCACAGCCTGCACCTACACTCTGTCAACCACTGCAACTGTAATTCTAG GCTGAAGGACTGTTCAGAGGATAGCAGCAGCTCGCGGGGCGCGGGCCCAACCTGCTCCCATGTCATCGAGTCCCCTTGCTTTGAGCTCACACCGGAGGAGGAGCATGTGGAGCGATTCTG GTGCAAAAGCTACAGACCTGTCTCTGTGGCAGTGATCCACCATCCCCTCTACCATGAGTATGGGGCAGATGATCTaaatgaagaagaggaagaggaggaggaggaaagcaaGCCCCCCATCCCAACGCAGGTGGGGCCCGCCACCGTCTCCCCTGACCTAGCCACCAGCATGGCCACTGGTACCCCTGACTCTGCAGCGCCCATCACCATCTGGCGCTCTGAGAGCCCCACCGGGAAGGGTCAGGGCAGCAAAGTGATCAAGaaggtaaagaagaaaaaggaaaaagagaaagacaaggaggaggagatggatgaGAAGGCAAAGCTGAAGAAAAAAGCCAAGAAAGGCCAGTTGACTAAGAAGAAAAGCCCGGTTAAATTGGAGCCTTCCCCGCCAGACGCGAGCCGATCATTAAGCCCAAGACAGCTGGCCAGGATGTCCGAGTCCAGCCCAGAAAGCCGGGAAGAGCTGGACAGCGAGGACAGTTACAATGGCCGGGGGCAGGGAGAACTGTCCAGCGAGGATATTGTGGAATCATCATCAcccaggaagagagagaagaacatAGTCCAGGCCAAAAAGACAGGGGCAAAGCCCTCACAAGCCAGGAAGGTAAACAAGAGAAAATCTCCCCCAGGATCAAACCCCAACCTCAGTTGA
- the PROCA1 gene encoding protein PROCA1 isoform X5 produces the protein MSITYVNRLPRWERGHLLAGVASSTDVSIFSEGDCKEPEKCCWKHKQCTGHIIYPFASDCVRHSLHLHSVNHCNCNSRFLALGPWGSDGSQAESPMCGRLKDCSEDSSSSRGAGPTCSHVIESPCFELTPEEEHVERFWYGWCKSYRPVSVAVIHHPLYHEYGADDLNEEEEEEEEESKPPIPTQVGPATVSPDLATSMATGTPDSAAPITIWRSESPTGKGQGSKVIKKVKKKKEKEKDKEEEMDEKAKLKKKAKKGQLTKKKSPVKLEPSPPDASRSLSPRQLARMSESSPESREELDSEDSYNGRGQGELSSEDIVESSSPRKREKNIVQAKKTGAKPSQARKVNKRKSPPGSNPNLS, from the exons GTGACTGCAAGGAGCCTGAGAAGTGCTGCTGGAAACACAAGCAGTGCACTGGGCACATCATCTACCCTTTCGCCTCTGACTGTGTCCGCCACAGCCTGCACCTACACTCTGTCAACCACTGCAACTGTAATTCTAG GTTTCTGGCTCTGGGTCCCTGGGGGAGTGATGGGAGCCAGGCTGAGAGTCCCATGTGTGGCAGGCTGAAGGACTGTTCAGAGGATAGCAGCAGCTCGCGGGGCGCGGGCCCAACCTGCTCCCATGTCATCGAGTCCCCTTGCTTTGAGCTCACACCGGAGGAGGAGCATGTGGAGCGATTCTGGTATGGCTG GTGCAAAAGCTACAGACCTGTCTCTGTGGCAGTGATCCACCATCCCCTCTACCATGAGTATGGGGCAGATGATCTaaatgaagaagaggaagaggaggaggaggaaagcaaGCCCCCCATCCCAACGCAGGTGGGGCCCGCCACCGTCTCCCCTGACCTAGCCACCAGCATGGCCACTGGTACCCCTGACTCTGCAGCGCCCATCACCATCTGGCGCTCTGAGAGCCCCACCGGGAAGGGTCAGGGCAGCAAAGTGATCAAGaaggtaaagaagaaaaaggaaaaagagaaagacaaggaggaggagatggatgaGAAGGCAAAGCTGAAGAAAAAAGCCAAGAAAGGCCAGTTGACTAAGAAGAAAAGCCCGGTTAAATTGGAGCCTTCCCCGCCAGACGCGAGCCGATCATTAAGCCCAAGACAGCTGGCCAGGATGTCCGAGTCCAGCCCAGAAAGCCGGGAAGAGCTGGACAGCGAGGACAGTTACAATGGCCGGGGGCAGGGAGAACTGTCCAGCGAGGATATTGTGGAATCATCATCAcccaggaagagagagaagaacatAGTCCAGGCCAAAAAGACAGGGGCAAAGCCCTCACAAGCCAGGAAGGTAAACAAGAGAAAATCTCCCCCAGGATCAAACCCCAACCTCAGTTGA
- the PROCA1 gene encoding protein PROCA1 isoform X7 has protein sequence MSITYVNRLPRWERGHLLAGVASSTDVSIFSEGDCKEPEKCCWKHKQCTGHIIYPFASDCVRHSLHLHSVNHCNCNSRFLALGPWGSDGSQAESPMCGRLKDCSEDSSSSRGAGPTCSHVIESPCFELTPEEEHVERFWCKSYRPVSVAVIHHPLYHEYGADDLNEEEEEEEEESKPPIPTQVGPATVSPDLATSMATGTPDSAAPITIWRSESPTGKGQGSKVIKKVKKKKEKEKDKEEEMDEKAKLKKKAKKGQLTKKKSPVKLEPSPPDASRSLSPRQLARMSESSPESREELDSEDSYNGRGQGELSSEDIVESSSPRKREKNIVQAKKTGAKPSQARKVNKRKSPPGSNPNLS, from the exons GTGACTGCAAGGAGCCTGAGAAGTGCTGCTGGAAACACAAGCAGTGCACTGGGCACATCATCTACCCTTTCGCCTCTGACTGTGTCCGCCACAGCCTGCACCTACACTCTGTCAACCACTGCAACTGTAATTCTAG GTTTCTGGCTCTGGGTCCCTGGGGGAGTGATGGGAGCCAGGCTGAGAGTCCCATGTGTGGCAGGCTGAAGGACTGTTCAGAGGATAGCAGCAGCTCGCGGGGCGCGGGCCCAACCTGCTCCCATGTCATCGAGTCCCCTTGCTTTGAGCTCACACCGGAGGAGGAGCATGTGGAGCGATTCTG GTGCAAAAGCTACAGACCTGTCTCTGTGGCAGTGATCCACCATCCCCTCTACCATGAGTATGGGGCAGATGATCTaaatgaagaagaggaagaggaggaggaggaaagcaaGCCCCCCATCCCAACGCAGGTGGGGCCCGCCACCGTCTCCCCTGACCTAGCCACCAGCATGGCCACTGGTACCCCTGACTCTGCAGCGCCCATCACCATCTGGCGCTCTGAGAGCCCCACCGGGAAGGGTCAGGGCAGCAAAGTGATCAAGaaggtaaagaagaaaaaggaaaaagagaaagacaaggaggaggagatggatgaGAAGGCAAAGCTGAAGAAAAAAGCCAAGAAAGGCCAGTTGACTAAGAAGAAAAGCCCGGTTAAATTGGAGCCTTCCCCGCCAGACGCGAGCCGATCATTAAGCCCAAGACAGCTGGCCAGGATGTCCGAGTCCAGCCCAGAAAGCCGGGAAGAGCTGGACAGCGAGGACAGTTACAATGGCCGGGGGCAGGGAGAACTGTCCAGCGAGGATATTGTGGAATCATCATCAcccaggaagagagagaagaacatAGTCCAGGCCAAAAAGACAGGGGCAAAGCCCTCACAAGCCAGGAAGGTAAACAAGAGAAAATCTCCCCCAGGATCAAACCCCAACCTCAGTTGA
- the PROCA1 gene encoding protein PROCA1 isoform X12: MWVRTTLTTARWTKEKTEPKACSWDDSRCRGDCKEPEKCCWKHKQCTGHIIYPFASDCVRHSLHLHSVNHCNCNSRLKDCSEDSSSSRGAGPTCSHVIESPCFELTPEEEHVERFWCKSYRPVSVAVIHHPLYHEYGADDLNEEEEEEEEESKPPIPTQVGPATVSPDLATSMATGTPDSAAPITIWRSESPTGKGQGSKVIKKVKKKKEKEKDKEEEMDEKAKLKKKAKKGQLTKKKSPVKLEPSPPDASRSLSPRQLARMSESSPESREELDSEDSYNGRGQGELSSEDIVESSSPRKREKNIVQAKKTGAKPSQARKVNKRKSPPGSNPNLS, translated from the exons GTGACTGCAAGGAGCCTGAGAAGTGCTGCTGGAAACACAAGCAGTGCACTGGGCACATCATCTACCCTTTCGCCTCTGACTGTGTCCGCCACAGCCTGCACCTACACTCTGTCAACCACTGCAACTGTAATTCTAG GCTGAAGGACTGTTCAGAGGATAGCAGCAGCTCGCGGGGCGCGGGCCCAACCTGCTCCCATGTCATCGAGTCCCCTTGCTTTGAGCTCACACCGGAGGAGGAGCATGTGGAGCGATTCTG GTGCAAAAGCTACAGACCTGTCTCTGTGGCAGTGATCCACCATCCCCTCTACCATGAGTATGGGGCAGATGATCTaaatgaagaagaggaagaggaggaggaggaaagcaaGCCCCCCATCCCAACGCAGGTGGGGCCCGCCACCGTCTCCCCTGACCTAGCCACCAGCATGGCCACTGGTACCCCTGACTCTGCAGCGCCCATCACCATCTGGCGCTCTGAGAGCCCCACCGGGAAGGGTCAGGGCAGCAAAGTGATCAAGaaggtaaagaagaaaaaggaaaaagagaaagacaaggaggaggagatggatgaGAAGGCAAAGCTGAAGAAAAAAGCCAAGAAAGGCCAGTTGACTAAGAAGAAAAGCCCGGTTAAATTGGAGCCTTCCCCGCCAGACGCGAGCCGATCATTAAGCCCAAGACAGCTGGCCAGGATGTCCGAGTCCAGCCCAGAAAGCCGGGAAGAGCTGGACAGCGAGGACAGTTACAATGGCCGGGGGCAGGGAGAACTGTCCAGCGAGGATATTGTGGAATCATCATCAcccaggaagagagagaagaacatAGTCCAGGCCAAAAAGACAGGGGCAAAGCCCTCACAAGCCAGGAAGGTAAACAAGAGAAAATCTCCCCCAGGATCAAACCCCAACCTCAGTTGA
- the PROCA1 gene encoding protein PROCA1 isoform X6, translating into MWVRTTLTTARWTKEKTEPKACSWDDSRCRGDCKEPEKCCWKHKQCTGHIIYPFASDCVRHSLHLHSVNHCNCNSRFLALGPWGSDGSQAESPMCGRLKDCSEDSSSSRGAGPTCSHVIESPCFELTPEEEHVERFWYGWCKSYRPVSVAVIHHPLYHEYGADDLNEEEEEEEEESKPPIPTQVGPATVSPDLATSMATGTPDSAAPITIWRSESPTGKGQGSKVIKKVKKKKEKEKDKEEEMDEKAKLKKKAKKGQLTKKKSPVKLEPSPPDASRSLSPRQLARMSESSPESREELDSEDSYNGRGQGELSSEDIVESSSPRKREKNIVQAKKTGAKPSQARKVNKRKSPPGSNPNLS; encoded by the exons GTGACTGCAAGGAGCCTGAGAAGTGCTGCTGGAAACACAAGCAGTGCACTGGGCACATCATCTACCCTTTCGCCTCTGACTGTGTCCGCCACAGCCTGCACCTACACTCTGTCAACCACTGCAACTGTAATTCTAG GTTTCTGGCTCTGGGTCCCTGGGGGAGTGATGGGAGCCAGGCTGAGAGTCCCATGTGTGGCAGGCTGAAGGACTGTTCAGAGGATAGCAGCAGCTCGCGGGGCGCGGGCCCAACCTGCTCCCATGTCATCGAGTCCCCTTGCTTTGAGCTCACACCGGAGGAGGAGCATGTGGAGCGATTCTGGTATGGCTG GTGCAAAAGCTACAGACCTGTCTCTGTGGCAGTGATCCACCATCCCCTCTACCATGAGTATGGGGCAGATGATCTaaatgaagaagaggaagaggaggaggaggaaagcaaGCCCCCCATCCCAACGCAGGTGGGGCCCGCCACCGTCTCCCCTGACCTAGCCACCAGCATGGCCACTGGTACCCCTGACTCTGCAGCGCCCATCACCATCTGGCGCTCTGAGAGCCCCACCGGGAAGGGTCAGGGCAGCAAAGTGATCAAGaaggtaaagaagaaaaaggaaaaagagaaagacaaggaggaggagatggatgaGAAGGCAAAGCTGAAGAAAAAAGCCAAGAAAGGCCAGTTGACTAAGAAGAAAAGCCCGGTTAAATTGGAGCCTTCCCCGCCAGACGCGAGCCGATCATTAAGCCCAAGACAGCTGGCCAGGATGTCCGAGTCCAGCCCAGAAAGCCGGGAAGAGCTGGACAGCGAGGACAGTTACAATGGCCGGGGGCAGGGAGAACTGTCCAGCGAGGATATTGTGGAATCATCATCAcccaggaagagagagaagaacatAGTCCAGGCCAAAAAGACAGGGGCAAAGCCCTCACAAGCCAGGAAGGTAAACAAGAGAAAATCTCCCCCAGGATCAAACCCCAACCTCAGTTGA
- the PROCA1 gene encoding protein PROCA1 isoform X8 codes for MWVRTTLTTARWTKEKTEPKACSWDDSRCRGDCKEPEKCCWKHKQCTGHIIYPFASDCVRHSLHLHSVNHCNCNSRFLALGPWGSDGSQAESPMCGRLKDCSEDSSSSRGAGPTCSHVIESPCFELTPEEEHVERFWCKSYRPVSVAVIHHPLYHEYGADDLNEEEEEEEEESKPPIPTQVGPATVSPDLATSMATGTPDSAAPITIWRSESPTGKGQGSKVIKKVKKKKEKEKDKEEEMDEKAKLKKKAKKGQLTKKKSPVKLEPSPPDASRSLSPRQLARMSESSPESREELDSEDSYNGRGQGELSSEDIVESSSPRKREKNIVQAKKTGAKPSQARKVNKRKSPPGSNPNLS; via the exons GTGACTGCAAGGAGCCTGAGAAGTGCTGCTGGAAACACAAGCAGTGCACTGGGCACATCATCTACCCTTTCGCCTCTGACTGTGTCCGCCACAGCCTGCACCTACACTCTGTCAACCACTGCAACTGTAATTCTAG GTTTCTGGCTCTGGGTCCCTGGGGGAGTGATGGGAGCCAGGCTGAGAGTCCCATGTGTGGCAGGCTGAAGGACTGTTCAGAGGATAGCAGCAGCTCGCGGGGCGCGGGCCCAACCTGCTCCCATGTCATCGAGTCCCCTTGCTTTGAGCTCACACCGGAGGAGGAGCATGTGGAGCGATTCTG GTGCAAAAGCTACAGACCTGTCTCTGTGGCAGTGATCCACCATCCCCTCTACCATGAGTATGGGGCAGATGATCTaaatgaagaagaggaagaggaggaggaggaaagcaaGCCCCCCATCCCAACGCAGGTGGGGCCCGCCACCGTCTCCCCTGACCTAGCCACCAGCATGGCCACTGGTACCCCTGACTCTGCAGCGCCCATCACCATCTGGCGCTCTGAGAGCCCCACCGGGAAGGGTCAGGGCAGCAAAGTGATCAAGaaggtaaagaagaaaaaggaaaaagagaaagacaaggaggaggagatggatgaGAAGGCAAAGCTGAAGAAAAAAGCCAAGAAAGGCCAGTTGACTAAGAAGAAAAGCCCGGTTAAATTGGAGCCTTCCCCGCCAGACGCGAGCCGATCATTAAGCCCAAGACAGCTGGCCAGGATGTCCGAGTCCAGCCCAGAAAGCCGGGAAGAGCTGGACAGCGAGGACAGTTACAATGGCCGGGGGCAGGGAGAACTGTCCAGCGAGGATATTGTGGAATCATCATCAcccaggaagagagagaagaacatAGTCCAGGCCAAAAAGACAGGGGCAAAGCCCTCACAAGCCAGGAAGGTAAACAAGAGAAAATCTCCCCCAGGATCAAACCCCAACCTCAGTTGA
- the PROCA1 gene encoding protein PROCA1 isoform X10, giving the protein MWVRTTLTTARWTKEKTEPKACSWDDSRCRGDCKEPEKCCWKHKQCTGHIIYPFASDCVRHSLHLHSVNHCNCNSRLKDCSEDSSSSRGAGPTCSHVIESPCFELTPEEEHVERFWYGWCKSYRPVSVAVIHHPLYHEYGADDLNEEEEEEEEESKPPIPTQVGPATVSPDLATSMATGTPDSAAPITIWRSESPTGKGQGSKVIKKVKKKKEKEKDKEEEMDEKAKLKKKAKKGQLTKKKSPVKLEPSPPDASRSLSPRQLARMSESSPESREELDSEDSYNGRGQGELSSEDIVESSSPRKREKNIVQAKKTGAKPSQARKVNKRKSPPGSNPNLS; this is encoded by the exons GTGACTGCAAGGAGCCTGAGAAGTGCTGCTGGAAACACAAGCAGTGCACTGGGCACATCATCTACCCTTTCGCCTCTGACTGTGTCCGCCACAGCCTGCACCTACACTCTGTCAACCACTGCAACTGTAATTCTAG GCTGAAGGACTGTTCAGAGGATAGCAGCAGCTCGCGGGGCGCGGGCCCAACCTGCTCCCATGTCATCGAGTCCCCTTGCTTTGAGCTCACACCGGAGGAGGAGCATGTGGAGCGATTCTGGTATGGCTG GTGCAAAAGCTACAGACCTGTCTCTGTGGCAGTGATCCACCATCCCCTCTACCATGAGTATGGGGCAGATGATCTaaatgaagaagaggaagaggaggaggaggaaagcaaGCCCCCCATCCCAACGCAGGTGGGGCCCGCCACCGTCTCCCCTGACCTAGCCACCAGCATGGCCACTGGTACCCCTGACTCTGCAGCGCCCATCACCATCTGGCGCTCTGAGAGCCCCACCGGGAAGGGTCAGGGCAGCAAAGTGATCAAGaaggtaaagaagaaaaaggaaaaagagaaagacaaggaggaggagatggatgaGAAGGCAAAGCTGAAGAAAAAAGCCAAGAAAGGCCAGTTGACTAAGAAGAAAAGCCCGGTTAAATTGGAGCCTTCCCCGCCAGACGCGAGCCGATCATTAAGCCCAAGACAGCTGGCCAGGATGTCCGAGTCCAGCCCAGAAAGCCGGGAAGAGCTGGACAGCGAGGACAGTTACAATGGCCGGGGGCAGGGAGAACTGTCCAGCGAGGATATTGTGGAATCATCATCAcccaggaagagagagaagaacatAGTCCAGGCCAAAAAGACAGGGGCAAAGCCCTCACAAGCCAGGAAGGTAAACAAGAGAAAATCTCCCCCAGGATCAAACCCCAACCTCAGTTGA
- the PROCA1 gene encoding protein PROCA1 isoform X9 codes for MSITYVNRLPRWERGHLLAGVASSTDVSIFSEGDCKEPEKCCWKHKQCTGHIIYPFASDCVRHSLHLHSVNHCNCNSRLKDCSEDSSSSRGAGPTCSHVIESPCFELTPEEEHVERFWYGWCKSYRPVSVAVIHHPLYHEYGADDLNEEEEEEEEESKPPIPTQVGPATVSPDLATSMATGTPDSAAPITIWRSESPTGKGQGSKVIKKVKKKKEKEKDKEEEMDEKAKLKKKAKKGQLTKKKSPVKLEPSPPDASRSLSPRQLARMSESSPESREELDSEDSYNGRGQGELSSEDIVESSSPRKREKNIVQAKKTGAKPSQARKVNKRKSPPGSNPNLS; via the exons GTGACTGCAAGGAGCCTGAGAAGTGCTGCTGGAAACACAAGCAGTGCACTGGGCACATCATCTACCCTTTCGCCTCTGACTGTGTCCGCCACAGCCTGCACCTACACTCTGTCAACCACTGCAACTGTAATTCTAG GCTGAAGGACTGTTCAGAGGATAGCAGCAGCTCGCGGGGCGCGGGCCCAACCTGCTCCCATGTCATCGAGTCCCCTTGCTTTGAGCTCACACCGGAGGAGGAGCATGTGGAGCGATTCTGGTATGGCTG GTGCAAAAGCTACAGACCTGTCTCTGTGGCAGTGATCCACCATCCCCTCTACCATGAGTATGGGGCAGATGATCTaaatgaagaagaggaagaggaggaggaggaaagcaaGCCCCCCATCCCAACGCAGGTGGGGCCCGCCACCGTCTCCCCTGACCTAGCCACCAGCATGGCCACTGGTACCCCTGACTCTGCAGCGCCCATCACCATCTGGCGCTCTGAGAGCCCCACCGGGAAGGGTCAGGGCAGCAAAGTGATCAAGaaggtaaagaagaaaaaggaaaaagagaaagacaaggaggaggagatggatgaGAAGGCAAAGCTGAAGAAAAAAGCCAAGAAAGGCCAGTTGACTAAGAAGAAAAGCCCGGTTAAATTGGAGCCTTCCCCGCCAGACGCGAGCCGATCATTAAGCCCAAGACAGCTGGCCAGGATGTCCGAGTCCAGCCCAGAAAGCCGGGAAGAGCTGGACAGCGAGGACAGTTACAATGGCCGGGGGCAGGGAGAACTGTCCAGCGAGGATATTGTGGAATCATCATCAcccaggaagagagagaagaacatAGTCCAGGCCAAAAAGACAGGGGCAAAGCCCTCACAAGCCAGGAAGGTAAACAAGAGAAAATCTCCCCCAGGATCAAACCCCAACCTCAGTTGA
- the PROCA1 gene encoding protein PROCA1 isoform X15, whose product MSITCDCKEPEKCCWKHKQCTGHIIYPFASDCVRHSLHLHSVNHCNCNSRLKDCSEDSSSSRGAGPTCSHVIESPCFELTPEEEHVERFWYGWCKSYRPVSVAVIHHPLYHEYGADDLNEEEEEEEEESKPPIPTQVGPATVSPDLATSMATGTPDSAAPITIWRSESPTGKGQGSKVIKKVKKKKEKEKDKEEEMDEKAKLKKKAKKGQLTKKKSPVKLEPSPPDASRSLSPRQLARMSESSPESREELDSEDSYNGRGQGELSSEDIVESSSPRKREKNIVQAKKTGAKPSQARKVNKRKSPPGSNPNLS is encoded by the exons GTGACTGCAAGGAGCCTGAGAAGTGCTGCTGGAAACACAAGCAGTGCACTGGGCACATCATCTACCCTTTCGCCTCTGACTGTGTCCGCCACAGCCTGCACCTACACTCTGTCAACCACTGCAACTGTAATTCTAG GCTGAAGGACTGTTCAGAGGATAGCAGCAGCTCGCGGGGCGCGGGCCCAACCTGCTCCCATGTCATCGAGTCCCCTTGCTTTGAGCTCACACCGGAGGAGGAGCATGTGGAGCGATTCTGGTATGGCTG GTGCAAAAGCTACAGACCTGTCTCTGTGGCAGTGATCCACCATCCCCTCTACCATGAGTATGGGGCAGATGATCTaaatgaagaagaggaagaggaggaggaggaaagcaaGCCCCCCATCCCAACGCAGGTGGGGCCCGCCACCGTCTCCCCTGACCTAGCCACCAGCATGGCCACTGGTACCCCTGACTCTGCAGCGCCCATCACCATCTGGCGCTCTGAGAGCCCCACCGGGAAGGGTCAGGGCAGCAAAGTGATCAAGaaggtaaagaagaaaaaggaaaaagagaaagacaaggaggaggagatggatgaGAAGGCAAAGCTGAAGAAAAAAGCCAAGAAAGGCCAGTTGACTAAGAAGAAAAGCCCGGTTAAATTGGAGCCTTCCCCGCCAGACGCGAGCCGATCATTAAGCCCAAGACAGCTGGCCAGGATGTCCGAGTCCAGCCCAGAAAGCCGGGAAGAGCTGGACAGCGAGGACAGTTACAATGGCCGGGGGCAGGGAGAACTGTCCAGCGAGGATATTGTGGAATCATCATCAcccaggaagagagagaagaacatAGTCCAGGCCAAAAAGACAGGGGCAAAGCCCTCACAAGCCAGGAAGGTAAACAAGAGAAAATCTCCCCCAGGATCAAACCCCAACCTCAGTTGA
- the PROCA1 gene encoding protein PROCA1 isoform X14, whose amino-acid sequence MSITCDCKEPEKCCWKHKQCTGHIIYPFASDCVRHSLHLHSVNHCNCNSRFLALGPWGSDGSQAESPMCGRLKDCSEDSSSSRGAGPTCSHVIESPCFELTPEEEHVERFWCKSYRPVSVAVIHHPLYHEYGADDLNEEEEEEEEESKPPIPTQVGPATVSPDLATSMATGTPDSAAPITIWRSESPTGKGQGSKVIKKVKKKKEKEKDKEEEMDEKAKLKKKAKKGQLTKKKSPVKLEPSPPDASRSLSPRQLARMSESSPESREELDSEDSYNGRGQGELSSEDIVESSSPRKREKNIVQAKKTGAKPSQARKVNKRKSPPGSNPNLS is encoded by the exons GTGACTGCAAGGAGCCTGAGAAGTGCTGCTGGAAACACAAGCAGTGCACTGGGCACATCATCTACCCTTTCGCCTCTGACTGTGTCCGCCACAGCCTGCACCTACACTCTGTCAACCACTGCAACTGTAATTCTAG GTTTCTGGCTCTGGGTCCCTGGGGGAGTGATGGGAGCCAGGCTGAGAGTCCCATGTGTGGCAGGCTGAAGGACTGTTCAGAGGATAGCAGCAGCTCGCGGGGCGCGGGCCCAACCTGCTCCCATGTCATCGAGTCCCCTTGCTTTGAGCTCACACCGGAGGAGGAGCATGTGGAGCGATTCTG GTGCAAAAGCTACAGACCTGTCTCTGTGGCAGTGATCCACCATCCCCTCTACCATGAGTATGGGGCAGATGATCTaaatgaagaagaggaagaggaggaggaggaaagcaaGCCCCCCATCCCAACGCAGGTGGGGCCCGCCACCGTCTCCCCTGACCTAGCCACCAGCATGGCCACTGGTACCCCTGACTCTGCAGCGCCCATCACCATCTGGCGCTCTGAGAGCCCCACCGGGAAGGGTCAGGGCAGCAAAGTGATCAAGaaggtaaagaagaaaaaggaaaaagagaaagacaaggaggaggagatggatgaGAAGGCAAAGCTGAAGAAAAAAGCCAAGAAAGGCCAGTTGACTAAGAAGAAAAGCCCGGTTAAATTGGAGCCTTCCCCGCCAGACGCGAGCCGATCATTAAGCCCAAGACAGCTGGCCAGGATGTCCGAGTCCAGCCCAGAAAGCCGGGAAGAGCTGGACAGCGAGGACAGTTACAATGGCCGGGGGCAGGGAGAACTGTCCAGCGAGGATATTGTGGAATCATCATCAcccaggaagagagagaagaacatAGTCCAGGCCAAAAAGACAGGGGCAAAGCCCTCACAAGCCAGGAAGGTAAACAAGAGAAAATCTCCCCCAGGATCAAACCCCAACCTCAGTTGA